A region of Astyanax mexicanus isolate ESR-SI-001 chromosome 23, AstMex3_surface, whole genome shotgun sequence DNA encodes the following proteins:
- the LOC125787320 gene encoding sterile alpha motif domain-containing protein 3-like isoform X2 — MMSGPIQLRVVIEDSQVHKLVLAGGIPSTVDELLATAQNHFHLQGSFTVMYMDKDFDDQFFTLMSTDVIKDKDTIKLVKTEPSVVLTFTPISETDASSPAASLDRSFQDDGSSVSSSDTVIIQQPPEHRSQPWPVDFVVPTFSFNVEMLLQAGCKAYESDGSLLQNPSINSDILEKLAEAIFHYTAYPTGLQIQAVVESLINKYPCLKEPGTSFSGMYGWQQRLKYKMANYRSKMRKQVPCPELDINSLKRKSPGEKNPAKNCKRPKRAEVNYLPPHPSGETSNSLEKERQELLYEVKKKNNTKVIQDKMAKTFSYRRIEVVSGSPAADEFRERWPALFCEAEIKEEFRRITTVSLEQTFMRKLDYYTPKLLALMKVKGGVVGTKLRPHLDKMCQDQSIEMRRDAIIRSLILYLGEKEEELFKDCLEDNRSDVTEHLLKILVIHGAEGEDPVDVSILLDGAEILPGCCNTAKACALLMGLIYALNLAYPLSLRYTFEVFQKLFLELDVIKLSPKVQALKSKLLS, encoded by the exons ATGATGTCAGGCCCAATTCAACTGCGTGTTGTTATTGAAGATAGTCAAGTTCACAAGTTAGTCCTAGCAGGTGGAATCCCAAGCACTGTAGATGAACTTCTGGCAACAGCCCAGAATCATTTTCATCTCCAAGGAAGTTTTACTGTTATGTACATGGACAAAGATTTTGATGACCAGTTCTTCACTCTAATGTCAACCGATGTGATTAAGGACAAAGACACAATCAAATTGGTTAAAACAGAACCGTCTGTTGTTCTAACATTTACTCCCATCTCTGAGACTGATGCTTCCTCCCCAGCAGCGTCACTGGATCGGTCTTTCCAGGATGATGGTTCTTCAGTGAGTTCATCCGACACAGTCATTATACAACAGCCCCCAGAGCATCGATCTCAACCATGGCCTGTTGATTTTGTGGTTCCcaccttttcatttaatgtgGAAATGCTCCTCCAAGCAGGATGCAAGGCTTATGAAAGTGATGGATCACTCCTTCAGAATCCAAGCATAAACTCTGACATACTAGAGAAACTTGCTGAAGCAATATTCCACTACACTGCCTACCCCACTGGTCTGCAAATACAGGCAGTTGTAGAATCTCTGATCAACAAGTATCCATGCTTAAAAGAGCCTGGAacctccttttctggaatgtatGGGTGGCAGCAGCGTCTAAAGTACAAGATGGCAAACTACCGTTCTAAAATGAGAAAACAGGTACCTTGTCCTGAGCTTGATATCAACTCCTTGAAAAGGAAGTCCCCTGGTGAGAAAAATCCTGCTAAAAATTGCAAGAGACCGAAGAGGGCAGAAGTGAACTACCTTCCTCCACACCCAAGTGGAGAAACGAGCAACAGTCTGGAGAAGGAAAGACAAGAGCTTCTTTATGAAgtaaagaagaagaacaacaccAAGGTTATTCAAGACAAAATGGCCAAAACGTTCTCCTATCGAAGGATTGAGGTTGTGAGTGGTAGTCCAGCGGCGGATGAGTTCAGAGAGAGATGGCCTGCTTTGTTTTGTGAAGCTGAG aTCAAAGAGGAATTCAGGAGAATAACTACGGTTTCCTTAGAGCAGACCTTCATGCGCAAACTTGACTACTACACTCCAAAACTTCTTGCCCTGATGAAGGTCAAAGGAGGTGTCGTGGGGACCAAGCTGAGACCACACTTGGACAAAATGTGTCAG GATCAAAGCATTGAAATGAGACGAGATGCTATTATCCGCAGCCTCATACTGTACCTTGGTGAGAAAGAAGAAGAACTTTTTAAAGATTGCCTG GAAGATAACCGCAGTGACGTGACTGAACACCTCCTTAAGATATTGGTCATCCATGGTGCTGAGGGAGAGGATCCAGTGGATGTCTCAATCCTTCTTGATGGTGCAGAGATCTTGCCGGGATGCTGCAACACTGCCAAAGCTTGTGCGCTGCTCATGGGGCTAATTTATGCTCTGAATCTGGCATACCCTTTGTCACTGCGATACACTTTTGAGGTGTTCCAGAAGCTTTTCCTGGAGCTGGATGTAATTAAACTGTCCCCGAAGGTACAAGCTTTAAAGTCAAAGTTGCTGTCTTAA
- the LOC125787320 gene encoding uncharacterized protein LOC125787320 isoform X1, whose amino-acid sequence MLWFCKICDFRASKRLELLKHYRLKHLHSNQGHSLPCLYSNCHCSFKGWGALRAHLSRDHTQSEHLGQNVFSCLICNSCFHTERQYFEHLGAHLKKHETVNCVFKDCDYSTNIYSTFASHKSRKHNPHCLEDFKQIVLQTYSCQATEDNLLLEESEVASEKPLVSESEDVGKVIVDQLCSLFLKLDCVFNVPSRCIDEIVDELRFITCTASAPVVSNVVRDTLEKYNCTVEELAVTDLVNGICELNPVSAALGEEGPLGTAYQRNKYVKELFSIVEPLEYILDAKEGKTFQYVPILQSLSQILKNSDIQEKVFRERPCSSCRYNSFRDGSHFQENQFLSGEELRLSILLYSDDFEICNPLGTSRKKHKVTSVYWVLADIPSVLRSTLSSIYVAVLCKADDIKKFGYPRVLEPLLNDLKSFEEEGLFVPCLGKIIKGTVFSVIADNLGAHSVGGFIESFSASYICRFCIGERSQFQELEVRTGAFPSRTKHHHQLDVEAALASNTHSHGVKRHCAISERLSHFHVTTGYPPDILHDLLEGIVPVELALCLDILIKKKYFSLEELNCIIQRFPYKWKDRTNCPQVIPPTFALRKTIGGNAHENWCLLRLLPFMIGPKIPEEEETWQLLMTLKDVVELVMSPAHTDESIGHLDSLIAEHRSRFISAFPKEKLIPKHHFVEHYPGLIKAFGPLVSLWTMRFEAKHHFFKKIVRHTNCFRNILKTMARKHQCMIAYHLHGLNVKKRAVSVSSVSRVPLQVVHENIQEFILQKFPEEAAVHFTSKVEFQGTSYGIGMMLVYRSTGGLPDFAEILQIIVVQDSLVFVVKLHSAWYFEHFRCFKLESTSIVKVIDQSELADTHPLAAYAVEGNRMVSLKHHICLSN is encoded by the coding sequence atgttatggttTTGCAAAATTTGCGACTTCAGGGCATCAAAACGTTTAGAGCTCTTAAAGCATTATAGGTTAAAACACCTACACAGCAATCAAGGCCACTCACTACCCTGCTTGTACTCTAACTGTCATTGTTCGTTTAAAGGTTGGGGTGCTCTTCGCGCACATTTGTCTAGAGACCATACACAAAGTGAACATTTAgggcaaaatgttttttcttgtcTGATATGTAATTCATGTTTTCACACAGAGAGGCAATATTTTGAACATCTTGGAGCTCATCTGAAAAAGCACGAAACTgttaactgtgtttttaaagATTGTGACTATAGTACTAATATATATTCAACCTTTGCCTCGCATAAAAGTAGGAAGCACAATCCTCACTGCCTTGAAGATTTTAAACAAATTGTATTACAAACATATTCTTGTCAGGCAACAGAAGACAATTTGTTGTTAGAAGAAAGTGAAGTTGCATCTGAAAAACCATTAGTCAGTGAGAGTGAAGATGTGGGTAAAGTCATTGTTGATCAGCTTTGTTCCTTATTTCTTAAATTAGACTGCGTTTTCAATGTGCCGAGTAGATGTATAGATGAGATTGTAGACGAGCTTCGGTTTATTACCTGTACAGCATCTGCACCCGTTGTAAGTAACGTTGTCCGTGACACGTTAGAAAAATATAACTGCACTGTTGAAGAATTGGCAGTAACAGATTTGGTAAATGGCATTTGTGAGTTAAATCCTGTAAGTGCAGCCTTAGGTGAAGAAGGTCCTCTTGGCACAGCATACCAGAGAAATAAGTATGTAAAGGAACTTTTCTCTATTGTTGAACCATTAGAGTATATCCTTGAtgcaaaagagggaaaaacattCCAATATGTACCAATTTTGCAGTCCTTGTCACAAATTTTGAAAAATAGTGACATTCAGGAGAAAGTTTTTAGAGAAAGACCTTGTTCTTCTTGTCGATATAATAGTTTTCGTGATGGTTCCCACTTCCAGGAAAACCAGTTTTTATCTGGAGAGGAGCTAAGACTTTCAATACTACTGTACTCTGATGATTTTGAAATATGTAATCCGTTAGGAACCTCTCGTAAGAAGCACAAAGTAACCAGTGTTTACTGGGTTTTGGCTGATATTCCGTCTGTATTAAGGTCTACATTATCATCAATTTATGTGGCTGTTTTGTGCAAGGCAGATGACATAAAGAAATTTGGCTATCCTCGAGTGCTAGAGCCATTGTTAAATGATTTGAAAAGCTTTGAAGAAGAGGGACTTTTTGTACCCTGTTTGGGAAAAATCATAAAGGGCACAGTATTTTCTGTGATTGCTGATAACCTTGGAGCCCACTCAGTTGGGGGGTTTATTGAAAGTTTCAGTGCATCATACATTTGCAGATTTTGTATTGGAGAGCGGTCCCAGTTTCAGGAGCTTGAAGTCAGAACTGGAGCATTTCCCAGCAGAACAAAACACCACCATCAGTTAGATGTTGAAGCAGCACTGGCTAGTAACACCCATAGCCATGGCGTTAAGAGGCACTGTGCCATTTCAGAAAGGCTGAGTCATTTTCATGTGACAACAGGTTACCCACCTGATATATTGCATGATTTACTGGAGGGTATTGTACCTGTAGAACTGGCGTTGTGCTTGGACATCTTGATTAAGAAAAAGTATTTCTCTCTTGAAGAGCTTAACTGCATCATCCAGCGGTTTCCATATAAGTGGAAAGACAGGACAAACTGTCCCCAAGTTATACCACCAACATTTGCCTTGCGTAAAACCATTGGTGGAAACGCACACGAAAATTGGTGTCTACTGAGGCTGTTACCATTTATGATTGGCCCCAAAATACCTGAAGAGGAAGAGACATGGCAGTTGTTGATGACACTCAAAGATGTTGTTGAGTTGGTGATGTCCCCTGCCCATACAGATGAAAGTATTGGCCACTTAGATAGCCTAATTGCTGAGCATAGATCTAGATTTATCAGTGCTTTTCCTAAGGAGAAATTGATTCCAAAACACCATTTTGTAGAGCATTATCCAGGACTTATTAAAGCTTTTGGCCCTCTAGTGTCCTTATGGACAATGAGGTTTGAAGCAAAGCACCACTTCTTTAAGAAGATAGTGAGACACACTAACTGCTTCCGTAACATTTTGAAAACTATGGCAAGAAAACACCAGTGCATGATTGCATACCATCTCCAcggattaaatgtaaaaaaacgtGCCGTTTCTGTATCAAGCGTATCAAGAGTTCCACTACAGGTagtacatgaaaacatacaaGAATTCATATTGCAGAAGTTTCCTGAAGAAGCAGCTGTTCATTTCACAAGCAAAGTAGAATTTCAGGGCACCAGTTACGGTATTGGCATGATGCTGGTATATAGATCCACAGGTGGGTTGCCTGACTTTGCAGAAATACTGCAAATTATTGTTGTTCAAGACAGCTTAGTTTTTGTAGTTAAATTGCATAGTGCGTGGTACTTTGaacattttagatgttttaagCTGGAGTCCACAAGCATAGTCAAGGTAATAGACCAGTCAGAACTTGCTGACACACACCCATTGGCTGCCTATGCTGTGGAAGGCAATCGAATGGTTTCTCTGAAACACCACATCTGCTTATCAAACTAG